In Planctomycetia bacterium, the sequence GCCGGGGAACTGATCAAGACGGTCCTGCCGACGCTGGCCGAACTCCGCAGCCTGCGGGCCCAGGCCTACCTGATCATGGCCTGGTCGCATCTCTGGAAGGCCGACGTCCCGCTGGCCGGCGGTCTCGAGGTCGTCGCCAAGCATGCTGCGCTGCGGCTCACCGACGCCCACGAGCGGTCGCACCGGCCGGAATGGCAGTGGTTCGAGTCGCGAATGACATATGCCAACGCCGTGCTGCCGCACAGCCTGTTTGCGGCGGCTGAACGCTGGCCGGACGGCCCCTTCATGACGGTCGCCGAGCAGACGTTCGGCTTCCTGGTCCGCGAGACGACGACCAACGGCCTGTTCTGGCCGGTGGGCAACCGCGACTGGTACGCGCGGGGCGAGTCCAAGTCGCCCTACGATCAGCAGCCGGTGGAGGCCTCGACGATGGCCGAGGCGGCGCTCGCCGCAGGCACGGTTCGCGCGGAGGCCGGCCATCGGGCCACGTTCCTCAGGGCGCACGCCTGGTTCGAGGGTCGCAACAGCCTGGGGCTGGCGCTCTTCGATCCGCTCACCGGCGGCTGCTGCGACGGCCTGCAGCCCGACGGCCTGAACCGCAATCAGGGCGCCGAATCGACGCTCGCGGCGCTCTGGACCCGCTGGCTGGGCATCACGACCCGGAAGGTGTACTGCGCCGACGATGAGATCGCCCTCGGCCCCCGTCCCCTGTCCTCTCCGCCCCAGGAACACCCGGCCCATGACGCCCCGCGAGAAGCCGCAGCACTATCCCGAACTCTTTCAACGCCATGAGCGGAATCCGATCCTCACGGCCAACGACTGGCCGTATCCGGTCCACACCGTCTTCAACGCCGGCGCCTGTCAGATCGACGGCAC encodes:
- a CDS encoding glycosyl transferase, with protein sequence MSHAADMPLAHLDRMTDSTGLIQHAIYGIPRRESGYTTDDNARALRLCTRLWGRQPDDRMLARITCYLSFLEHARCPVKGFHNFLGYQRDWLDATGTGDCQGQAVLALAEVLGSRLPESFRAVAGELIKTVLPTLAELRSLRAQAYLIMAWSHLWKADVPLAGGLEVVAKHAALRLTDAHERSHRPEWQWFESRMTYANAVLPHSLFAAAERWPDGPFMTVAEQTFGFLVRETTTNGLFWPVGNRDWYARGESKSPYDQQPVEASTMAEAALAAGTVRAEAGHRATFLRAHAWFEGRNSLGLALFDPLTGGCCDGLQPDGLNRNQGAESTLAALWTRWLGITTRKVYCADDEIALGPRPLSSPPQEHPAHDAPREAAALSRTLSTP